The Chloroflexota bacterium nucleotide sequence CGGGGCGAGAAGCACCCTCAAGCCTCTCTGTCACCTTCAAAACATCAACCCAGGTACTGCATCCCTCAGGGTACATTTCCCCCGCAGAGGGCATGAACACCAGATCGGTTTCCTCTTTCTTCAATAGGTCCAAATCGCGTTCGGGATCCCGCGGATAACGGGCAAAGTCCTCCTTTGGGCCAAACTGCGTAGGGTTAACGAAGATACTCGCCACTGCAACTTCGTTTTCCGCCTTTGCGCGACGCACCAGAACCAGGTGCCCTTCATGGAGATAACCCATAGTAGGCACAAAACCAATGGTGCTATCTATACTTCGTCTGGCTTTCTTAAACTCGGCGATGGTTGTGAGGACTTTCATTCTGCGGGGTATCCCACCGGGATAATATAGAGGGGTCTCTGCTCCTCCGGCAGGGCAAGAATCTTGTGCACCTGATCATCATCGAAGGCACCAATAGGCACAGAACCCAGTCTCAAAGCTACGGCTTGAAGATGGATGTTCTGGGCCACATGTCCTACCTCAATACAAACATAACGGGCAGCCCGTTCTCCATACCGTCGGTCTGCCCTTTGATACTCAGCAGCAATAACTATGTTAATGGGCGCCTCCAGTACACATTCCACACCTAGCGCTGCCTCGGTAAGCTGGGGAAGTATATCACCTTTAACAGTTTGCTCCAGCTCATGCGATTGCGGTATGTAGTGATAAACGCCTTCCTTTGTCACCACATAAATCTCCAGAGGGTACAACCCCCCAGCCGATGGAGCGGTCCGAAACCCTCTCTGAAGCGTACCCTGGGCTGCCCATAGAAGCTGGGATATGTGCTCCTCGCTCAGTCGCATGGGCACAAACTTACGCCTGGACCTTCTCTTTTCCAGGGT carries:
- a CDS encoding SagB/ThcOx family dehydrogenase is translated as MKLPPPKKKGTTSLEETLEKRRSRRKFVPMRLSEEHISQLLWAAQGTLQRGFRTAPSAGGLYPLEIYVVTKEGVYHYIPQSHELEQTVKGDILPQLTEAALGVECVLEAPINIVIAAEYQRADRRYGERAARYVCIEVGHVAQNIHLQAVALRLGSVPIGAFDDDQVHKILALPEEQRPLYIIPVGYPAE